GATGACCCCGTTCGAGCGCAAGGTGGTCCACGACGCCGTGGCCGCCGCCGGCCTGGTCTCGGAGTCGGAGGGCGTCGAGCCCCGCCGGCACGTGGTGGTCCTCCCCGACTGATCATGAACGACGATGTTTCACGTGAAACACCCTCCGCGCCCGACGTGGCCCGGAGGGTGTTCCGTATCGAGAGGCTTCCCCTCGCCGAGCGCTACGCCGAGCTGCTGGCGACCGACGGGGTCGTGCGCGGGCTGATCGGCCCACGCGAGGCGCCGCGTCTGTGGGACCGGCACCTGCTGAACTGTGCGGTGCTGGGCGACCTGCTGCCCGAGGACTCCTCGGTGTGCGACATCGGGTCCGGAGCCGGCCTCCCCGGCCTCGTCCTGGGGATCGCCCGGCCTGACCTGCGGATCACCCTGGTCGAGCCGCTCCTGCGCCGGACGACCTTCCTCGAGGAGGTGGTGGCCGAGCTCGGCCTGGACCACGTCGAGGTGGTCCGGGGCCGGGCCGATGCGCTGCACGGGTCCCGCCGGTTCGACGTCGTGACGTCCCGGGCGGTGGCTCCCCTCGGCCGGCTCCTGACCTGGTCGATGCCGCTGGTGGCGCCCACCGGAGCCCTGGTGGCGATGAAGGGCTCCTCCATCACCGAGGAGATCCTCGAGGCCGCAACTGAGCTCGAGGCCTTCGGCTGCGCCGAGCCCGAGGTGATCGTCCTGGGTGAGGACGAGCTGGATTCGACCACTCTGGCGGTGCGAGTGGCCTGGGCCGATCCGGGCCGGGTATCTTGGCCGCTTGCGACGGCGCCGGTGAGCAAACCCGGTGCCAAGTCCCGCAGGACGAGCAAGAACCGGAGGCGTGGGGCGTGACGGACGAGTCTCGGCAGGGGACGGAGCACGGCTCCGCCTTGGTGAGTGACAAGTTATCCACCGCCTCGACCCCGCTCGGTGAGCGTGGTTATCCACAGACAAGCGCCAGTCATCCACAACATGGGACGGACACCGACAACGCCGTGGTTTCACGTGAAACACCGACCGCCCGTCCCTTCACCGTCCGGACCGCGGCCGACCTCGCCGACGCCGGGCCGGTCTTCGACGACCACGCGACCCCGCTGGCGCGCGCCGCGGAGCACACCGTGATGGCCCGGACCGGTGCCCGGATGCGGCCGGCCCTGCCCCGCCCGGACGCCACGCGGGTCCTGGTCGTGGCCAACCAGAAGGGCGGCGTCGGCAAGACCACGTCGACCGTGAACGTCGCCGCGGCCCTGGCCCAGCTCGGGCAGCGGGTGCTGGTTATCGACCTCGACCCGCAGGGGAACGCGTCGACGGCGCTGTCGGTGGAGCACCGCCGCGGCGTGCCCTCGACGTACGACGCCCTGGTCGAGGGCGTGCCGCTCGACGAGGTCATGGCCGTGTGCCCCGACATCGACAACCTCTTCGTGGTCCCCGCGACCATCGACCTCGCGGGAGCGGAGATCGAGCTGGTCTCGGTCGTGGCTCGCGAGAACCGGCTCCACCGCGCGATCCAGGCCCACCCCCGGGTCGGCACGGCCGACGAGGTGGGCGAGGAGCGCTTCGACTTCGTCTTCATCGACTGCCCGCCGTCCCTCGGCCTGCTCACCCTGAACGCCCTCGTGGCGGGCGCGGAGATGATGATCCCGATCCAGGCGGAGTACTACGCGCTGGAGGGGCTGGGTCAGCTGCTCGAGACCGTGGAGATGGTCAAGGCGCACCTCAACCCGCGCCTGCAGGTCTCCACGATCCTCGTGACGATGTACGACGCCCGCACCCGGCTCGCGGCCGGCGTGGCCGACGAGGTGCGCGAGCACTTCGGCGAGCGGGTCGTGAAGACGACGATCCCGCGCTCGGTGCGCGTCTCCGAGGCGCCGTCCTACGGCCAGACCGTGATGACCTACGATCCCGGTTCGCCGGGAGCCCTCTCCTACCTCGAGGCCGCCCGCGAGATCGCGATCAAGGGAGTTCCCGCATGATCCTCACCCCACGAAACCACTCGCTTCGCTCCTGCTTCCGAGGGGACCCCGCATGAGCAGCACCACCAACACGGGTCGACCGCAGCAGCGCCGCGGTCTGGGACGCGGGCTGGGCTCCCTGATCCCCACGGCGCCGCCGGCGGCAAGCGAGACGGACGGGGCTTCCCAGGCGTCCACCCCTGTCGACGGTACGCCCACGGCCCCGCCTGCGTTGCCGTCGGCGCCCGTCGACCCGGCTGCCGAGGGGCTGGCCCCGGTCTCGGGCGCCTACTTCGCCGAGCTGCCGCTCGCGCAGATCACGCCCAACGCGGTCCAGCCGCGCCAGGTCTTCGACGAGGAGGCCATGGGCGAGCTGGTGCACTCGATCCGCGAGGTCGGGCTGCTCCAGCCCGTCGTCGTACGCCGCACGGGCCCGGTGACCTTCGAGCTGGTCATGGGCGAGCGGCGCTGGCGCGCCTGCCAGCAGGCCGGCCTGGAGACGATCCCCGCGATCGTCCGCGAGACCGACGACAACGACATGCTGCGCGACGCGCTGCTGGAGAACCTGCACCGCTCGCAGCTCAACCCGCTCGAAGAGGCGGCCGCCTACGCGCAGATGCTCGACGACTTCGGGTGCACCCACGAGGAGCTGGCCACCCGGATCGGCCGGTCGCGGCCCCAGATCAGCAACACGCTGCGCCTGATGAAGTTGAGTCCGGCCGTCCAGCGCCGGGTGGCCGCCGGAGTGCTCTCCGCCGGCCACGCCCGTGCGCTCCTCGCGGTCGTCGACTCCGAGGTGCAGGACCGCCTCGCCGCACGGGTCGTCGCCGAGGGCATCAGCGTGCGTGGCCTCGAGG
The DNA window shown above is from Nocardioides ginsengisegetis and carries:
- the rsmG gene encoding 16S rRNA (guanine(527)-N(7))-methyltransferase RsmG codes for the protein MFRIERLPLAERYAELLATDGVVRGLIGPREAPRLWDRHLLNCAVLGDLLPEDSSVCDIGSGAGLPGLVLGIARPDLRITLVEPLLRRTTFLEEVVAELGLDHVEVVRGRADALHGSRRFDVVTSRAVAPLGRLLTWSMPLVAPTGALVAMKGSSITEEILEAATELEAFGCAEPEVIVLGEDELDSTTLAVRVAWADPGRVSWPLATAPVSKPGAKSRRTSKNRRRGA
- a CDS encoding ParA family protein, with the translated sequence MVSRETPTARPFTVRTAADLADAGPVFDDHATPLARAAEHTVMARTGARMRPALPRPDATRVLVVANQKGGVGKTTSTVNVAAALAQLGQRVLVIDLDPQGNASTALSVEHRRGVPSTYDALVEGVPLDEVMAVCPDIDNLFVVPATIDLAGAEIELVSVVARENRLHRAIQAHPRVGTADEVGEERFDFVFIDCPPSLGLLTLNALVAGAEMMIPIQAEYYALEGLGQLLETVEMVKAHLNPRLQVSTILVTMYDARTRLAAGVADEVREHFGERVVKTTIPRSVRVSEAPSYGQTVMTYDPGSPGALSYLEAAREIAIKGVPA
- a CDS encoding ParB/RepB/Spo0J family partition protein: MSSTTNTGRPQQRRGLGRGLGSLIPTAPPAASETDGASQASTPVDGTPTAPPALPSAPVDPAAEGLAPVSGAYFAELPLAQITPNAVQPRQVFDEEAMGELVHSIREVGLLQPVVVRRTGPVTFELVMGERRWRACQQAGLETIPAIVRETDDNDMLRDALLENLHRSQLNPLEEAAAYAQMLDDFGCTHEELATRIGRSRPQISNTLRLMKLSPAVQRRVAAGVLSAGHARALLAVVDSEVQDRLAARVVAEGISVRGLEEIVAVGDHGTAPQRVTRRKPVAPGLVELSDRLSDRLETRVKVDLGKNKGRITVEFASMDDLQRIVDVMDPRNRNDRPI